DNA from Phragmites australis chromosome 16, lpPhrAust1.1, whole genome shotgun sequence:
TGTAGTTATTAGGGTTGTAGATCTATTTCTTTAGGTCTAGCTAAGCTCCGGTGGAGCCGCCGGTGATGGCACTTCTAGCCACTTCTAGGTTTTGTATGCTCCTACAAGCCTTCTCTAGCAGTGGTGGTCTGTTGGCCTCTCCGGTGAGGTTCTTGGTAGGTTAGTGGTGTTTGTTTGGCCTATGAATGGTTTGTTGTGGTTGTAGTCTCCTACTTTTGAGTTTGGTTTCTGAGCTACCGGTGTTCTCACCGGTGGCGCATAAGTTTTGTTCTAGGCCATCTAGGTGGCTAAGGTCCACGGTGGCGCCATGTGGTTGTACTACCAGATTAGAGAGCTTGACAACCGATGTTCTTTCATCGAGGATTTCTTGCGGCTTTCCAATGTTTAGAGTCCGTTCTACGATCTGGGCTGGAGAGGTTAGAGGTTGGGTGCTCTGGTGCGCAACATGACAGACGGGTGAGCAGCAGTAACAGCCAGATtcgaagaggaagaagaacattAGGGTTGTTGATGTAATTTCTGTGTTACTCAGGGGCCCTTTCATAAAAAGGATGTACTTAATCTCTATTACCTTTTAATCTAATGATATTCCCCTTTCactaaaacaaaaataatgCACCAGGGGTAAGTTAGATCCCATCCGATTTGATTCCCATAACAATCCACATCCAGCCCTCAAATCAAGTGCTCCAGTCAAAATTGGTGGATGGTTTATCCTTTGCAGGAAAAAGAGCAACAATTTCACATCGCTGTAGCGGGAGCAAGTAACTTCCTGAGAAATTAAGGAATTTATGATGCCGGCGATGGGCTTGTCAGATCAGAGAAGACATCAAATTACGCTATAAACAGAACAGAGAAGGATAAATTACACTCGACGCCACAGGAGATCCTATAAAGCCCAGCGCCCTTTTCCCCTCAAAGCCTCCTCAGGCacacccccctccccctccccctctccctcccccaactttctctctctcccccatgGACTTGCCGAGCAGATGCACGCCTTCTGCTCACCGCTCTGGGCTCGCCAAGTGAACAGAAGCTGCGAGCTTAGCTGCTTTAATCAAGCTAGCTAGTTGTGTAGCACCGGCTAGTTGCTGAGCATGGAGAGGGCGCCGGTACTGGTGAGGAACGCCGTCGTGGTGGAGGCGCTGAGGCAGCTGCCGCCGGGGTTCCGGTTCAGGCCGACGGACGAGGAGCTGGTGTTGCAGTACCTCCGCCGCAAGGCCTTCGGTGCCCCGCTCCCTGCTGCCATCATCCCCGTCGTCCAAGACCTCTATGGCCTCGACCCCTGGGACATCCCTGGTACACACCATACGCCTTAACACTTTCGAAACCTCGTGCGTGCATGCTCCGCATATCGTGCTGTGAATGATATCGTGACACTAATTAAACttgcatattatttttttgcgTATGGATCCTTCCAGGTGGAAGCGAGGGGGAGAGGTATTTCTTCGCGGTCCGGCCGGCGGGCGGCGGTGGATGCGCCAAGAGCGGCGCCGGCAGCAGGTGCAGCAGGGCGACCGCGAGCGGGCGGTGGGAGCCGGCGGGGAAGGAGAAGCCGGTGCTCCTGTCCCGCCCGTGCGGCGGGAGCCTCCTCGTCGGCGTCAGGAGGGCGATGGCGTTCGCGCCCCGGGCGAAGAAAAAGGCGTCGCCGGCGTCCCTGACGACCGGCTGGGTCATGCACGAGTACCGCCTCGCCGCGCCGCTACACAAGAACGTGAGAGCTCGCTCGATCATATCTTACCCGTCATTTGTTCATGCACTGCATGCTTTTCTTTGTCATGTTTTGATTAATTTGCTGTATTTGTGCAAGTGCAATAATTAGTATATCATCAGTTTAGTCAGCCGCAGTTCACAGTAACTCAAAGTAAATTAGCTTGCACACACGATTCAACTTGGTCTCATAAGTCATTAGCAACTTTAGACTTTTAGAGACGTAGTAAaaccttcttcttttttagaaaaaaaaaaactcggcaATCGAGAGATCACGGGATTAAGTCTCAAATCCATGATAAACCCACCTAACATGCAGATAGTGAGACTCCAATTATGGAACTCAgccatatatatacatagacCGAGTCGTGCATAGACTCATATATAGTGGAGCATATAGTGCAAAGTAGTTTTGGCACATCTGTATGTAGTTTTCCTACCTAATCAAACTGGAATATACTACCTGTTTTGAGTGAAGCCATCATGTACACTCATCAATATGCTTAAGCAGCTAGGTAGGCGGCAGGCGAGCAGCATAAACTCCACCGCCACTCTAATCAAGGAGGAGCATCTGCATCATCTCGCACACTGTCGCAGCTTAATTATGCGTCATGATCGGCCATAAACCCGCTGTTTTAAATCGCTTGTGATATTCGGTGGTTGCAAATTTATGCTGATACAGAGAGGTGGTTGTCCTTGATTACATGCTCTTCTCCGTGATTTACTTGCaattgtccccccccccctccctccaggttttaaaaagaagaagaggaagaagcagcagcagcagcagcttgttTCCTCCATGACTCCATAACCAGCCAACCAACCAGCAACGCCTGAACTGCTGACACTTAATTTTGATGCCTTAATTAGCCTGCAAGTATATTACTTAATTTTGATGCCTTAATTAGCCTGCAAATACCAATACCACACACAGGAGTAGTATCTGACAAGCTGCTCATATTAAATACCGTGCACCTGCCACACATGTGTGCCGATTAATTCGCTGATTGAGTTTACTTGAGCCTAACTACTGGAGTAGCTAGCATGCAACTGCGCCTCTAGCTGTGCCTGCCTATTTCCATTGCCACCACTGTTGCAAGAGATTGATGTGCCAAGACCTGCATGCTGCTCCTGTGCAGAATCTGTGCCAAGAGATAGAGATTAATTCATCACGAGATCTGCATGCAGTCCCTGGACGTACGACGCAACTGCACGATCAGTACTCAGCAGCAGCCATCGACCATCTAGATGCTGAGAGAACTAATCCTGTCAACTGTTTCGAGTAAATTGATTAGCACAGTCACAGCACGGCACAGCACAGTGTACTGATCGATCTCTGCAATCCAGCCTCGATTAGGACACTTCATGTCACTAGCCGTAGCTGTCTGATTGGCAACCTGCACTCGTCCAGTAGTACGTATCGCTGCTACTGCCTTGCAGAGCCGGTAGCTGGCAGCTCGTGGCCTCGTGCGCCATTGCTGTTGCTGGAATATGAGCGGCTGGCGACACACCGACGCTCACAGTTTGGTGGTCGATGCAGGGCTGCAGCTTGGCTCAGGCTGAAGGAGAGTGGGTCGTGTGCCGGATCTTTCGGAGGAGCAGGCCGAGGAGGCGAGCGCCAGCCACCGCGCAACGCGCGATgatgccgccgccgtcgccttcGTCGTCTGCCAGCTGCGTCACAGATGGTTCGGACCAGGAGGAGGTCAGCAGCCGCTAGCGCCCACAGCCACAAGCGTGCGAAGAAGCTGCTGGCTGCCTATCCAAGAGAGGCTGAATTAGCCTAGCCTTAGGCGACCAGGAAACGAAAATGATGTCCTTGCTTGCTTCCAAATTTGTTTTTCACCACTTTTTTGTTCTTCTCCGTGTAATGTAATGCAGTGTAATCTAGCAAGAGAAGCGAAGCACCGGATTAATAACTTAACAAACAAGTTCAGGTTAATGAAACTTCTACTAGATGTTTCCACAAGCCAAATTTGATGTACGGAGTACGTATGTAGCAGCTGCAGAAATGACTTCTGCATGCATGGTCAAATTGTCAAATTTGTAACTTGCAAGCTTGTCCGTAATcactttgtaatatttttttcaaggAACAGAAATCTGAACGAAGCCGTAACAGCAATTGCTTCATTCGGCAGTGCTACTGGTCAGATTTCCCGTTTCCAGAACAATTCCCTTTTCGAGCACAATTCAGTATGAATCGAAGGGCTTGAACACATGATTGTACGTggaatatttttcctttttattggtACAATAATTGCTTATGTTCTATGGGCTTTGGTCACATATATACTAATTAAGTTCTGTAACCATTTTTGaagatttttttctcgaatacgcaggagagaTACGCGTCATTACATTAAGAAGAAAAGTGACATagtttataaaaaaactagatcCAAAAACCTTAATAAGTACATCATTATGACCCGCGGAGCCTAGCTCGCACGTAAGacacaaaaagagaaaaaaacccAAGCCTATAAGAACCAAACAACAGAGGTCTGGCAAAGTAGCAAACAACCCAGTCTACATACAACAATAACACGCCATACAATCCGACCAAGCAGCACATCTGAACAGCCAGCAACACTCACACCAAACCCAACAGGTGGAGTCTTGCTGCcactgtagcgaaaatagccttattaggtcatgattgtgattttaatgattaataataacatagtcattgagactaacatgtttatcaagaatatatgagatctcatggatgcaatacatcaagaagccatcgCAGCCATAACAAAGtttaattaaattaaagaagtctcaggagaattgacctcaccatAAGTTTCGGTGCAGAAGAATTTGCACCTATCAGAGCATTATGCACAGAGGCCGatagcctcatcggatagtccggtgctctgtgagttaaactcaccggagtatttctaacaaagaGGGAAAAGGTTGAGGACCTTTTCTGTACAGGgtaacactggagcattttttgcagagaagaatatGGGTgcaaaagactgaagatcaacccaccgaaaggtccgatgcttggtttgtgcatacCGGAGTatagcatcggagcatttcttgcagtgCGACTACAAATGCTGAATAATGAAgctcaactcaccggatagtccagtgatcatagagatgaatgcactagagaattttacacaaagagactGCAAAGGCTTGGATAgcttaagataactcaccggaaggtccgatgatggatttgaaggcacaccggattgcctggtgttcacagaggctgtgagtggagttctaatggctagttttcgagtttgtactcaccagataattcggtgttagtactactattctcaatGAATCATCTGTTGTTAACAGCCTTCTAAGCCGTTGGAAAAACTgttagttggcgggtttgaggctataaataccccttcactcagtaatttgaaggtgtggcatgctactgAAATCTAGAgtaagctcatacacacttgagaagatattcaaaccaccaaagtgcttaaagtgatcatccaatgtgattaagcacaagattagagagtgtttagtacttataggcctagagtgagttgtagctaggtgctgcagcttgaagaagagatcaataagtgatcctaacttgtatcgAGTGGTATGTCGGCGTCTTAGAGTCTTAgtggcttaagcttgttgaccctctgacttagtgtggagcggcgataaaacatgtgtatggggatgcagagacccttgccttggtggttcaagctccaaagtgatcatgactacaagtgaccggaatagaagctagtggtgagaccttaacTTGGTGGTTTGATGACTAATCATGCTTGaaaccttgtcttggtgacttagtagctcaagagtcgtgaccggaagagacttgacgaccgggagcttatcttttgtggagctccaatgtggactaagggtgatattcatgctatcgataccatgggataaaaatcccttgtgccgagtttgtctctttaccttatttacgttttcgtatttccatacttataatttaccttgctaaagtaggttgcaatcctcttgaatGATGGAGTagatatactagataaatctagagcacatttagatagaaattgagatagatctatcttgtgaagtttttggagccaatttgggTTTAAGTTTCTAAGTGTACTAATTCattcccctcttaggacatcatcgtTCCTCACACCCACGCCTGACTACCAACTTGAATGGCGACTCCACGCTAAAGCACAAGTACAACAAACAGAGTCCTGAGATGTCGGAGCATAGCCACTAACGCGAAACATCGAATGGTGGTGAGAAGACCAAGCGAACAGGAGAGTGAACAACGGGGTGTGTTTTGCAAAGGGCTGCTACTAGTTGTAATGGCAAGAAACAGTGGGACTCTCTGAAATGACGCTTTCAGGAAGGAAGTGATAAATGAACCGTCGTCTCTCATCCGGGAAGCCGAATAGGGTTTTTCCCCGAAGAGAACCCAGAGGGGAAGCTTCTACATTATGCCTCCAGAAGGTAATGATGTCCGCGGGCGCCACCGTTGTCAGCAATGATGCCTAATAGGGCTTTCGCCCGTAAGATCCCCTTACCATGGCGCAACCCAGTGAATCCAAAGGGTCAACGGATCGGCCGGATGATGCACCTGCAGGAGAGCAACCAACAGCACAAAGAATCCGAGCAACACACCCCCACCAGCAGAGTAGACCATATGGCGCACAAGGGCCACCGATGACCAACAGCCGGCCAAGAGTAGACCCATGGTCGGCCAACAGATGGGACCGACCGAAGGCCACCAGGACGGCAAAGGAGAAGGCTGCATGCCCACATTCCCCGACAGAGCCGAAAGCAGGTGGCGAGTAGCAAGCAATACGCGGGCAAGTCACTGTGCATATCCGGCCCGGCCAAGAGGAGAGTAGATTGGTGGTAGCAACACGGCAGATCTAGCCAAAGGAAAGCAGACCGACGGTGGCACTGGCCAAAAAGAGAGTAGACTGGTGGCTGCAACCGGCCAAAGGACAGCAGCTGGATGGTAAGCAGCGAAGCGCGACACACAACCGCATGGAACATGGCATGGCAGCACAAACCAGCCCCGCATGGCAACGTGAACTAGCCCACACGGCAGCACAGACCAGACACCTGGCCACGGCAGAGCAGAGAAAGGTGGCCAAGGGCGAGCTCGGGCGGCAAAAGCATCCACCATGCGAATCCAGCCTGGAAGAAGCAGATCCGGCAAAGAAACGCGCAGATCCAATACGATATCTTTATGTCTTAGATGGCTCAACCAGctaaatttttctataaaaaacaAGCTCTAGCTCTCTTATTTTTAAATTGTTTGTCACATCAGTTTTTTGCTTGTGTGGATATCGATTAATGTCTATGAAATCAACCATATTGGAGCGATGGAAAATGACTAATATTAGTCTCAATTTACATACAATAGTATTCCCTGCTGCTGTCataaatatatgttattttgAAAGAAGTTcagttaaacttttaaaacttggACTCACAATAGcttcaatagctttcaaaaaaattaatttagaaatcttaaaatcatattTGTAGATTtgcataaaaaatactttcataatatcataaattcaataaattttaaaaatatattttaatagaaattaGTGGTCAAAGCTATGCATCTAAGAAGATCGTGTCTTATCTAAAATGATATGTAATTATGACTAGATAGAATATTAAAAGAGGGTAAGATGATCATTTTATTTCTCACTTTAATTCTTATGTTTAACTCTAAaatgttatttattttaaaatagagGTGGTAGCACTTTAACAAAGTATGATTGTGAAAAGAAGATCAGACTCGATCTATCTTTTTTCCGTAACTCAGTAAGTAGATCAAGATTGACGTAGAAATGGTGAACTAATACGTCCAGACCCTGAAGAACAACCACCATTAACAAGGTGATACAGAGATACGGAACTGGATTATATTGAAAGATGAATAAGCAGATTACAGACTAAGCAGGGGCGGATCTAGGATGAGGGACTTCAGTCCTACTACTGTTCCACAGCTAATAAAAACTCTATAAACcctctcaatattttctttttgttatgGATGAGGgagatcaagaaaaaaaaaagagaagtgaGAAAGATGAGTTGGATGAACACCTCTACCCAGTTTTTCTACATCCGTCACTGAGGATAAGGCTGCAAGAGCGAGTGGTTGGATCGGTGTGGGTATGCGTGTGGGCCCGGCAACAGGTACTGCCTTCGACCAAGCGTATCTATACTAGATCTCGCTTTGAATAATAAACGCCGCGGATCACCATCACAAACAGCGACCACATGCTCCATTTGCTGAGCTAGCTAGCTCACTGATCATTCATCAAGGCAATTAACTAGTACTCTAATTCTTCGTTAACCTCTTTGGCGTTCTGTCTTTCTCTTCTTAATTAGATCGATCAACCAGCTGTATATGATATATCGCTGCGCCAATCTCTGCTGATGTTTATCCAGATTTCTCGCAAATGGCAATCGCTTTCTGAACCCCGACTGTTTTTCTTTTAGGTGTAAATAGTGCTAGAAATAAAAATCGAGGCTCGTGAGTTAGTTGGGACTCAAATCGGTTCAGCTCGGTTTAGAGGTTAAACGAGCTCAGTCTATACCGTCTCCTTAGCTCAGTGACCTAACGAGTCGAGCCTAAACTGATTTAagagtggctcattgactcgaCCACTGGCCCAACCTAGGCGACCAAGCCACAACCCACAGAGCAAGCCCAACGCCTAGGCTAGTGGTCCAACCCTCAGCGTGAATGCATGACAGCCAGCCTCTCACTGTCCCACATCAACATCCCAATATCATCTCCCACATCTTAGAGAGAGATGTCGTCACCCTCACTCGTTGAGGCGTcgtgccacctcctccccgcccGCCTGCtaccgccgcctcctcttcaCACACCCGCTGCCGCCATGCCACTGCCTCTCTCGCCGACGCAGATGAAGCGACAGCCAAGCATCGACCCTCATGCTCAAGTAGCGACTTGGCTCATGAGCCAGCTACGAGCTCGAGCTGAGCCTAGCTCAGCTCGGCTGTTTTCAGCCCTAGGCGCAAACGGTTGCTTGTGTtcaacacacaccagtggtggcTTCGAAATTTTTAACTTGGGTGTATGTACCGCTGCACTCGTTCCCGCATCGTACCCGCCACCACCGTGGCTCGCCTGGCTCACGCTCGCACCGCTGACGTCGTCGTCGCCCTCTTGGCTCGCGCTCGAGCCACAGCCGCCGCCTGGCTTGAGCCTGTGCCCTATCCCGCAACCTCCACCTTGCTCGCACCTATGCCACCGCCTCCCTCCATCTTATGGTCGACAGGGCGAGTGC
Protein-coding regions in this window:
- the LOC133895323 gene encoding NAC domain-containing protein 83-like isoform X2, whose translation is MERAPVLVRNAVVVEALRQLPPGFRFRPTDEELVLQYLRRKAFGAPLPAAIIPVVQDLYGLDPWDIPGGSEGERYFFAVRPAGGGGCAKSGAGSRCSRATASGRWEPAGKEKPVLLSRPCGGSLLVGVRRAMAFAPRAKKKASPASLTTGWVMHEYRLAAPLHKNNLCQEIEINSSRDLHAVPGRTTQLHDQYSAAAIDHLDAERTNPVNCFE
- the LOC133895323 gene encoding NAC domain-containing protein 83-like isoform X4, which produces MERAPVLVRNAVVVEALRQLPPGFRFRPTDEELVLQYLRRKAFGAPLPAAIIPVVQDLYGLDPWDIPGGSEGERYFFAVRPAGGGGCAKSGAGSRCSRATASGRWEPAGKEKPVLLSRPCGGSLLVGVRRAMAFAPRAKKKASPASLTTGWVMHEYRLAAPLHKNVLKRRRGRSSSSSSLFPP
- the LOC133895323 gene encoding NAC domain-containing protein 83-like isoform X3; the encoded protein is MERAPVLVRNAVVVEALRQLPPGFRFRPTDEELVLQYLRRKAFGAPLPAAIIPVVQDLYGLDPWDIPGGSEGERYFFAVRPAGGGGCAKSGAGSRCSRATASGRWEPAGKEKPVLLSRPCGGSLLVGVRRAMAFAPRAKKKASPASLTTGWVMHEYRLAAPLHKNLGRRQASSINSTATLIKEEHLHHLAHCRSLIMRHDRP
- the LOC133895323 gene encoding NAC domain-containing protein 83-like isoform X1, which gives rise to MERAPVLVRNAVVVEALRQLPPGFRFRPTDEELVLQYLRRKAFGAPLPAAIIPVVQDLYGLDPWDIPGGSEGERYFFAVRPAGGGGCAKSGAGSRCSRATASGRWEPAGKEKPVLLSRPCGGSLLVGVRRAMAFAPRAKKKASPASLTTGWVMHEYRLAAPLHKNGCSLAQAEGEWVVCRIFRRSRPRRRAPATAQRAMMPPPSPSSSASCVTDGSDQEEVSSR